Proteins encoded within one genomic window of Setaria italica strain Yugu1 chromosome IV, Setaria_italica_v2.0, whole genome shotgun sequence:
- the LOC101769611 gene encoding polygalacturonase At1g48100: MFTGDSCEPNMAFQVDGTILAHAGSTAWRSGVVTQWLEFKNVRGLTIKGCGTIDGQGSQWWGGASFAGDVEMELDSDRIGTSYRPTAVRVFQGANVTVTGITIRNSARFHLTFDTCRAVEVHDVAVSSPGDSPNTDGIHLAGSVGVSIHHTTIACGDDCISIQDGCSDLFIRSVRCGPGHGISIGGLGKGGASAVVSGVTVQDVTLNQTMTGLRIKTWQGGSGSVKSVRFSDVQMSAVKTAIVIDQYYCDHTTCTNQTSAVAVAGVAYQGVAGTYTERPVYLACSDAAPCSGIHLADILLAPVKDSGRHLQGPFCWKAYGDEVRPVEPPVDCLSAGAP, from the exons ATGTTCACGGGCGATTCTTGTGAGCCCAACATGGCCTTTCAG GTGGACGGCACAATTCTGGCGCACGCAGGCTCTACTGCATGGCGCTCTGGGGTTGTGACGCAGTGGCTGGAGTTCAAGAACGTCCGGGGGCTTACCATCAAAGGTTGCGGCACCATCGACGGCCAGGGCAGCCAATGGTGGGGCGGCGCTTCTTTTGCCGGTGACGTCGAGATG GAACTGGACTCTGATCGTATCGGAACAAGCTACAGACCAACA GCTGTGAGGGTGTTCCAGGGCGCCAATGTAACAGTGACGGGGATCACGATCAGGAACAGTGCCAGGTTCCACCTCACCTTCGACACCTGCCGTGCCGTCGAGGTGCACGACGTCGCCGTGTCGTCGCCCGGCGACAGCCCCAACACGGACGGCATCCACCTCGCCGGCTCCGTCGGCGTGTCCATCCACCACACCACCATCGCCTGCG GTGACGACTGCATCTCCATACAGGACGGCTGCTCCGACTTATTCATCCGTAGCGTACGCTGCGGCCCAGGCCACGGCATCAGCATCGGCGGGCTCGGCAAGGGCGGAGCCTCGGCGGTCGTCTCCGGCGTCACCGTTCAGGACGTCACCCTGAACCAGACCATGACCGGCCTCCGGATCAAGACCTGGCAG GGCGGGTCAGGGTCGGTCAAGAGCGTGCGATTCTCCGACGTGCAGATGTCGGCAGTGAAGACGGCGATCGTGATCGACCAGTACTACTGCGACCACACGACGTGCACCAACCAGACGTCGGCGGTGGCCGTTGCAGGCGTGGCGTACCAGGGCGTCGCCGGCACGTACACGGAGCGGCCGGTGTACCTGGCGTGCAGCGACGCCGCGCCGTGCTCGGGGATCCACCTGGCCGACATCCTGCTCGCCCCGGTGAAGGACAGCGGGCGCCACCTCCAGGGGCCCTTCTGCTGGAAGGCGTACGGCGACGAGGTGCGGCCGGTGGAGCCACCCGTCGATTGCCTAAGCGCCGGAGCTCCATGA
- the LOC101770014 gene encoding protein RADIALIS-like 3, with product MNSSWTDELNKVFELALATYDKDTPDRWQNVARAVGGGKTADDVKMHYKWLTEDVADIDMQSRAGKDSQNGGSNSNSRG from the exons ATGAATTCATCATGGACGGATGAGCTGAACAAGGTGTTCGAGTTGGCGCTGGCGACGTATGACAAAGACACACCAGACCGCTGGCAGAACGTGGCACGGGCAGTGGGCGGTGGAAAGACAGCCGATGATGTGAAGATGCATTACAAGTGGCTGACTGAAGACGTGGCCGACATCGACATGCAGTCCAGAGCCGGCAAGGATTCGCAGAATGGtggcagcaacagcaacagcagag GCTAA